Below is a genomic region from Bradyrhizobium sp. 1(2017).
TGCTGCGATGGTAAGTTTGACGTGCAAACGCTGCGGTTGAGTGGGACGAGAGGACGATGGTCGTTGGGAAGTTCTTGTGGGGAGGTGTCCTCGCAATCCTATTCCTGTTTGCCCTCGTTCGCTTTCGACGAAACGCCGGCCGGTCTCCAGGCGTCAAGTACAGTCGGGTCGGCGTCTTGCTATCATTCTCGATGGTCGGCCTGATCATCTACCTCGTATTTTTCCGTCAGATCTGACGTCGCTCGTTTTTGGGCGCCGCGTGACCCACCTCACGTCAGGCCTCGCACAGCGCAGCTAACGTCATCCCCATGTCATCAGGGAGACGTGCCATGGCCACCATCGCCACCGCCAGAAAGTCCCGCCTGCACAACGCGCTCGAAGGCCTCGCGCTGACTGCGGCCCTCCAGAGCTTCCCGACCTTCGCCGCCGCCGCCTTCCTGCTCAAGCTCATCGGCAACCACGACCTCGTCGGCGACCCCGGCGTCGCCATCTTCGTCGCCATCGCCTCGTTCACCCACGCGCTGATCGCCGTGACCTTCGGCCCGAGCTTCCCGCACCTGTTCAAGACCGTCTACGAGCCGAAATTCTTCGAGGCTCATCTGTCGCTTGCCGAGAAGATCACGGCCTGGCGCACCCAGCCGGTCGCCTCGCTCCAGCTCGTGACCATCGTGCTGCTGCTGTCGGTGATGGCCGTGGTGACGGCGAGCGTGGGGTGAGGGGCGCAATCCCTCCGCGTCATTCCAATCCCTCCGCGTCATTCCGGGGCGTCGCGAAGCGGCGAGCCTGGAATCCATAACCACGAAGGGCAGCGATGAAGCGGCGGGCCCGCTACCTCTTCTTCCAGCCACCCCTTCGCCCCGGCGCGCCGCCCGTCGACTTCGGCGCCGGTCCGAACTCCGGACCCGACTGCCTCGAATCCGTCGGCTGGATGATCCGGCTGGTGCCGCCGAATGGTTTTGCCGGCAGCGCGCGGGTCTCGCGGTAGGGTAGGGATTCCGGGCCGTGCATCTCGTCGAGATGTGGCTTGTGCACCTTGGAGCCGCTGCCGCCGCCGCTCGCCTTCAGGGCGGAGCTGACGGTTTTCTTCTTCATTGCGCTGACCGGGAGGTTCGCGGCGTCGCCGTACTTCTTCGTTCCCGCGTACGCGCCGGCCTTGCCCTGCACGGTACGCTGCTTGGCGGTGGGATCGTCGACCACGGCGAGTTCGGTGGCGCGCAGGCGCTTGACCTCGTCGCGCAGCCGCGCGGCTTCCTCGAAGTTCAGATCGGCGGCCGCCTCGCGCATGCGGGTTTCGAGATCGGCGAGCACGGCTTCAAAGTTGTGGCCGATCGAGATGACGTCGTCGGTCATGTCGTGGCCGCCGACCTCGATCAGCACGTGGTCGCGCTCGTAGACGGAGTTGAGGATGTCGCCGATCTGCTTCTTCACGCTCTCCGGCGTGATGCCGTTGGCGGTGTTGTATTCGACCTGCTTCTCGCGGCGGCGGTTGGTCTCGGCGATGGCGCGCTCCATCGAGCCGGTCATCTGGTCGGCATAGAGGATCACCTTGCCGTCGACATTGCGCGCGGCGCGGCCGATGGTCTGGATCAGCGAGGTCTCGCTGCGCAAAAAACCTTCCTTGTCGGCGTCCAGGATCGCGACCAGCGCGCATTCGGGGATGTCGAGGCCTTCGCGCAGGAGGTTGATGCCGACCAGCGCGTCGAAGGCGCCGAGGCGGAGATCCCTGATGATCTCGATGCGCTCGATGGTGTCGATATCCGAGTGCATGTAGCGGACGCGGATGCCCTGCTCGTGCAGATATTCGGTGAGGTCCTCCGCCATGCGCTTTGTGAGAACCGTGATCAGCGAGCGATAACCGGCCTGCGCGGTGGCGCGAACCTCGCCCACGAGATCGTCGACCTGGGTGCGGGCGGGGCGGATATCCACCGGGGGATCGATCAACCCGGTCGGGCGAATGACCTGCTCGACGAACACGCCGCCGCTCTCGTTCAGCTCCCAGCCGCTCGGCGTCGCCGACACCGCGACGGTCTGCGGCCGCATCATGTCCCACTCCTCGAAGCGCAAGGGGCGGTTGTCCATGCAGGAGGGCAGGCGGAAGCCGTACTCGGCCAGCGTCGCCTTGCGGCGGAAGTCGCCGCGGAACATGGCGCCGATCTGCGGGATGGTGACGTGGCTCTCGTCGGCGAAGATCAGCGCGTTGTCGGGGACGTATTCGAACAGCGTCGGCGGCGGCTCGCCGGGACGGCGTCCGGTGAGGTAGCGCGAATAGTTCTCGATGCCGGCGCAGCTTCCGGTCGCCTCCATCATCTCCAGGTCGAAGGTGGTGCGCTGCTCCAGCCGCTGCGCTTCCAGCAGGCGGCCCTGGTCGTGCAGCTGGTCGAGCCGCTGCTTCAATTCGAACTTGATCGACTTGATCGCCTGCACCAGCGTCGGGCGCGGCGTCACATAGTGCGAATTGGCGTAGATCTTGATGAATTCGAGCTCGTCTTGCTTGTGGCCGGTGAGCGGATCGAACTCCTCGATATTCTCCACGGTGTCGCCGAACAGGTTCACGCGCCAGGCGCGGTCCTCATAGTGCGCCGGGAAGATGTCGATGACGTCGCCGCGCACACGGAAGGTGCCGCGGGTGAAATCGGCCTGGGTGCGCTTGTACTGCAGCGCGACGAGGTCGGCGATGAGCTGGCGCTGGTCGATGCGCTCGCCCTTCTTCAGCGCAAACGTCATCGCGGTATAGGTCTCGACCGAGCCGATACCGTAGATGCAGGACACCGACGCCACGATGATGACGTCGTCGCGTTCGAGCAGCGCGCGCGTCGCCGAGTGGCGCATGCGGTCGATCTGCTCGTTGATGGACGAATCCTTTTCGATGTACGTGTCCGTACGCGGGACGTAGGCTTCCGGCTGGTAATAGTCGTAGTAGGAGACGAAATACTCGACCGCGTTGTCCGGGAAAAAGTTCTTGAATTCGCCATAGAGCTGGGCGGCGAGCGTCTTGTTCGGCGCGAGGATGAGGGCGGGGCGCTGCGTCGCCTCGATCACCTTGGCCATGGTGTAGGTCTTGCCCGAGCCGGTGACGCCGAGCAGCACCTGCGAACGGTCGTTGCGATCGACGCCCTCGACCAGCTCGGCGATCGCGGTCGGCTGGTCGCCCTTGGGCTCATAGGCCGACTTGATCTCGAACCGCACGCCGCCTTCGGACTTTTCCGGGCGCGGCGGCCGGTGCGGCGTCCAGACCCGCATCGAGCCGTCGTCCTTGCGGAACTCCGGGCGGCCCTCGCGGATCAGCGCCTCCAGCGCATCCGCGGTGGCCTTGACGCCCAGCGCCTCCATCTTGCTGCGCGGCGGCCGCGCCAGCGCCTCGGCGTCATCTTCCTCGGTCGGAAGCCCGAGCTGCCGCGCCAGTTCCGGATCGAGCTTTGGAATCGTGGCCGAGGTTCCGTAATTGGCCTGCGGTGCCTCTTCCAATCCGGTCAGCTCCGAGGACTGGCGCGCGCCCGGCGGCTGAGGGTTGGGCCGCAGCGGCATCGGCCGCGTTGCATCCTGTGGAAACTGCTTTTGAAGGTCTTTGGGCGTCGAGGCGCGCGCGCGATGCGCGGCGGCCTCGCCCCCGGAGCGGCGATCGCGCGAATTGTCCGGCGGCGGCTGCAGGCCGGTGCCCGATCCCAGGCCGGCATCGCCGCGATTGATCGCGGGATTGAGCAACTCGGCCAGCGCCGGCCCGATCGGCTGCACGTCGGGGCGATGCGCCTTCGAGTTCGGAGCCTTGGTCTTCGGAGATTTGCCGGATTTTTCGGGGGATGTAGGTTTCTTCGCCATGGGGCGAATATGGGACGAGTCCGCCCCGCAATAAAGGGCGAATGCCCGTCGTCACGCAGCCTGCTGACAGCAGGTTGGCAGCAGCCTCGAGGCTCACGCCGCCGGCAGCGGCCCCTGGTCGTCCCCCGCCGCGACGTGCGGCTCGAGGACGTCGAGATGGATGCCACCGCAATCGGTGCAGCGCATGGTCCAGTATTCGCATCCGGCGCGGCCGCCGATCACACGAAGCACCATGAGATCGCCGTGGCATTCCGGGCAGTTCGACAGCACGGCGCGGCTATAGATGCGCGGACGAACTCCGTCGGTCTCGACGATTGACATGACCGGTTCCCCCCTTTGCGCCGCGTGCCTCCCTGGTCCGCTTGCGGACCGTCGCCTATTGGTCGTCGGCCCGCCGGCGGAAGCGGTCGATGTGGTGCTTGGCATCAGCAATCGCGGCGTTCTGATCGGGCCACGCGAAACCGACTTCCATGGCCGGAAACAGCACGCCGTCGATGGCGACTGGACTGAGATCGGCGCGGCGGATGCGGGCGTGCCAGAGGCCTTTGCCAGCCTCGAAGGATTCGATGTCAAAGCCGTCGTAAAGGGTCGTCATTCTTGTCGGTCCCACGTTTTTTCGGAGGAACAAGGGACCACATTCGCGTGACTTCGAATGTGAAGCCGTTCACAAGTGACAGGGTTTTTATCGAGGAACCGTCAAGGCCTCAGTTCCGCGTCGCAGCACGGCCGTGTCGCCTGACTGGGCGGGTTGCGGGTTCGGCTGCCGCCCTCATGATCCAGCGGCGGAACGCGGCGAAGTCGCGCTGCTCGGTCTGGAAGCTGCGGTAGACGAGATACCAGCGCATGCCCTTGGGCACCGAGAGATCGAATGGCGCGACCAGGCGTCCGGCGGCGAGATCGTCGTCGATATAGGGTCGGATGCCCATGGCGATGCCGAGCCCGTCTGCGGCCGCCTGCAGCGCCTGGCCGTAGAACTGGAACTCGGGCCCGCGCGCGTTAATGCGCGCCAGGTTCGCGGCCTTGAGCCAGATCGGCCAGTCCTCGGGCGAATGCGCCACGCGGATCAGGCTCGGCCCCCTGAGATCGGCCGGGCGCTTCAACCCGCTGGCAAGGCGCGGCACGCAGACCGGCGTCAGATCGCCGGCGAACAGCGGCTCGGCGACGAGGCCGGGCCAGTCGCCGGTGCCGAGCTTGATGCCGCAGCTCCAGTCCTCGCCGAACGGCACCGAGGCGCCGCCGGTGGTGAAGCGCACCTCGATGTCGGGCTCCTCGCTGCGAAACTCCGACAGGCGCGGGATCAGCCAGCGCATCGCGAAGGTGTGGCCGACGCCGATGGTGAGCACGCGCACGCTGGAGGGCGCTGTCACCTGGGCGGTCAGGCTCGCCAGTGCATCGAAGATCGGCGTCAGTCCGCTTTGATAGGCGCGGCCTGCCTGCGTCAGCACCAGCCGGTTGGCCTTGCGCTCGAACAGCGCGAGGCCAAGCCGTTCTTCCAGCAGATGCACCATGCGGCTGACGGCGGCGGCCGAGACGTTGAGCTCGAGCCCGGCCGCGGCAAAGCTGCCGGTCCGCGCCGCCGCCTCGAATGCCTTGATGCCGTTGAGAAACAGCAGCCGCCGCAAATGTCTAACCCTCAGGAAAGCTGATGCAAGGGCAACATAACTCAGTTTGCGAGGAAGGGGCAAGCGAGGCACGTTCTCCTCCGTCTTTCCCCGACAGGAGCCCCCGTCGTGACGCCCTTCATGATCGCTGCCCTCGGATTGCTGTTGGTCGCAACCGCGTTCCTGTCGGGGCTGTTCGGCATGGCGGGCGGGCTGATCCTGATCGGCGCGCTCCTGGCCCTGATGCCGCTACCGACCGCGATGGTGCTTCACGCGATCACGCAGATGGCCTCGAACGGCTGGCGCGCCCTCCTGTGGCGGGCGCATATCCGCTGGCGGCCGGTGGCGAATTATCTGGTCGGCTGCGCGGTCGCGCTCGCAGTGTGGTCGCTGACCCGTTACGTGCCGGACAAGCCGGTGGCGCTGCTGATGTTGGGCGCCACGCCGTTCATGGCGCGGCTCCTGCCCGCGAACATCAAGCCGAACCCTGATAGCGTCTGGCAGGGCACCGTCTATGGCACCATCTGCATGGGCTTGATGCTGATGACCGGCGTCTCCGGCCCGCTGCTCGACACTTTCTTCCTCGGCGGCGATTTCGGCCGGCGCGAGAAGGTGGCGACCAAGGCGATGTGCCAGCTCGTCAGCCATTTCACCAAGCTGCTCTATTTCGGCGGCATCATCGACCAGGCGGCGAGCCTCGATCCCGTGCTCGCCGGCGTCGCGATTGCAGCCTCGATGCTCGGCACCACGCTGGCGCGGCGCATCCTGGAGGCGATGACAGATCAGCAATTCGTGGCCTGGTCGAACAAGCTGATCACGACCATCGCCTGCTACTACGTCGCCTATGGCGGCTGGCTCTTGGTTCGCACGCCAGTGCTGGCCGCCTTCGACCAGGGAGGTCTGCCATGAGCTGCAACGCCGATCCGCTGGTGCTGGATTTCGTCGAATGGGTCGCACGCGAGCCGCGTGCCTATGCCGAGGTGATCGCGACCTGGAAGACCTCGTGCCCCCGCCTCACCATCTGGGAAGACGCCACTGAGCGCGGCTATGTCGTGCGTCAGACCATGCCGGGAATCGGGCTGACCATTGCGGTGACACAGGATGGTGAACGGTTGCTGCGCACGAATGGGCGGTAACGCGCACTTCCGCCCCCACATCGTCATTGCGAGCGCAAGCGAAGCAATCCAGAATGTTTCCGCGGCGGTAGCCTGGATTGCTTCGCTGCGCTCGCAATGACGGAACATCAATATGTCACTCAAACTCTTCGAACTCGTCGGCACCGACGCCGCGCGTCCGTTCAGTCCGTATTGCTGGCGCACGCGGATGGCGCTGGCGCATAAGCACTTGACGGCGCAATCGCTGCCCTGGCGCTTTACCGAAAAGAGCGCGATCGCGCCGCATGGCTCCGAGAAAGTCCCCGTGCTGCTGCATCACGACCAGCCCGTGGTCGATTCCTGGACCATCGCGACCTATCTCGAAGACAAGTTTCCGGATCGTCCGTCGCTGTTCGGCGGCGAAGGCGGCCGCGCAATGGCGCGCATGATCAACGCATGGGGCGACATCGCCATCGTCGGCGGCATCTTTCCTCTGATCGTCGCCGACATCCCGAACAATCTCGCCGAGGCCGATGCTGCCTATTTCCGAAAGTCGCGCGAGGCGCGGTTCGGCGGCAAGAGCCTGGAAGACGTCATGGCGAGCCGCGACGCCGGCGTGGTCGCCTTCCGCAAATCGCTCGAAGTGATGCGGCAGACGCTGAAGAAGCAGCCCTATCTCGGGGGTGCCGCGCCGAACTACGCCGACTACATCGTGTTCGGTGGCTTTCAATGGGCGCGCGTGGTGAGCCCGTTCAAGCTGCTCGAAGCGGATGATCCGATTTATGCGTGGCGCGAAAAGCTGCTCGATGCATTCGACGGCATGGCGCGAAAATCGCCGGGGCATGTGGTGTAGGGCGGGTTCTTCCTCGTCGTCCCGGCGAAGGCCGGGACCCATACCGCGTGATCTATCGAGTGCGGATGGTAGGAGTACCGAACGGCGAATCTTCGCCAAACGTATCCCTGTGGTTATGGGTCCCGGCCTTCGCCGGGACGACTCTCGAATGTGTGGCGCGCGCTCTCGCGTCTAACGGGCGGCGTCCGCCGCCTTCCGCAAGCACTCCCGGCATAGGCAATCCTCACCCTTCACGGGCATCGGCAGCCTTGCCGTCTCCTCCGCGCACCAGCAGCTGCCCGAGAGGTCGCAGCCAAACTCGGTGCCGCAGCGGGAGCAGGCGAGGCGGCGGGGTTCCGGCAACGCGGATTGTTTCGGAATTGTCATGATTTACGTCGAGGCTTCGCCGTCATTTTCATGTCGGGTTCATCTGTCGCTACGGTATATTAGGCGTTGCGCACGCAGCAGGAAAGCGGCTCCCGGCGCGTGAAGGACAGATCAATGGCCCGCGATTCGCAAGCCGCCCTCGTTGCGCTCAACCGCTTCGGCTTCGGCGCCCGCGGCGGCGCATCCGGCGATCTCATCAACGCGGCCTCCGATCCGCGCGGCTTCGTGAAGGCGGAGCTCGCGCGCCCCAACGGCGTGCTGCTGGAAGCGCCGGGCCTGCAATCGACGCCGCAGCTGGGGCAGGCGGTGTTCGCCTATCAGGACCAGGTCAGACAGGCGCGCGAGGCCGCCAAGGAAACTGCCAAGGAAACTGCCAAGGAAACGGCCAAGGAAACCGCCAAGGCCGCAGCGCCCGCTGAATCGCCGGCACAAGCGCCTGCCGATCAGAAGCCGGCGTTGCGCCGCAATCTCTCGCTCAACGCAGCGGCGGAGATCACCGGCCAGATGGCCGATGCCAAGCCCGCCGAGAACACCGTCAAGCCCGAGACCATGCAGCCGAACGCCGCGCCGCCCGCGGCAAAGCCCGCGCCGCAGCCGCTCAACGTGATCCAGAAGACCTTTCGCGCCGAGGCGCTGGCGCGCCTGCAGCGCGCGACCCTCGCCGAATGCGGCTTCACCGAGCGGCTGGTCGCGTTCTGGTCCAACCATTTCTGCATCTCCGCAAGCAAGGGCGAGCTGACGCGGATCTGGGCCGGCGCCTTCGAGCGCGAGGCGATCAGGCCGCATGTGCTCGGCCGCTTCGCCGACATGCTGAAGGCCGTGGAGCAGCATCCCGCGATGCTGTTCTTCCTCGACAACCAGCAATCGCTCGGTCCGGATTCGCGCGCGGGGCAGAACCGCAAGCGCGGGCTGAACGAGAATCTCGCGCGCGAGATCATGGAGCTGCATACGCTCGGCGTCGGCGGCGGCTATACGCAGGAGGACGTCACCTCGCTCGCGCGCATCATCACCGGCTGGACTTTTGCCGGACGGCAGGGGCAGTTGGGCCCACCCGGCTCCTTCGTGTTCAACGCCAATGCGCACCAGCCGGGACCGCAGATCCTGCTCGGCAAGACCTACGAGCCGACCGGCCTCGCACAGGGCGAGGCCGCGCTCGCCGACATCGCGCGCCATCCCGCGACCGCGAATTTCATCGCCACCAAGTTCGTCCGTCACTTCGTCGCCGACGATCCGCCGCCGGCGCTCGTCGCGCGCCTGCGAGATGTCTTCGTCAGAACCGACGGCGACCTCAGGGCGATGGCGATCGCGCTGGTCGATTCCGATGAAGCGTGGAAAGCGCCCCTAACCAAGATGCGCTCGCCTTACGAATTCCTGGTCGCGAGCGGCCGGCTGCTCGCGCGGGTGCCTGAGGATCCGGGCCGCTATCTCAACGGCCTCAACCTGCTCGGGCAGCCGCTATGGTCGCCGGCCGGGCCCAATGGCTTTCCCGACACCAATGCGGCCTGGGCCGCGCCTGAGGGCATGAAGCTCAGGCTCGACATCGCGGCGCAAATCGGCTCGCGGCTCGGCAGCAATATCGATCCGCTCGACCTCCTGGAATTCGCGGTGGCGGATGCGGCCTCCATCGAGACACGGCGGACCGTCGAGCGCGCGGAGTCGCGGCAGCAGGCGCTGGCGTTGCTGCTGATGTCGCCGGAGATGCAGCGGAGATGACGATGATCGATTGCGTCGAGAACCGGCTCCTCACCTCGCGGCGCGGCTTCCTGCTCGGCGGCGCCTCGTTCGCGGCCTGGGCCTATCTGCCGAAATTCGCGCGCGCGGCGGACGGGCGCGATCCGCGCCTGGTCGTTGTGATCCTGCGCGGTGCGCTCGACGGGCTTGCGACCGTCGCCCCCATCGGCGATCCCGATTATGCGGGCCTGCACGGTTCGATCGCGCTGACGGCGGATGGCGCCCATCCCGCGATCAGGCTCGACAGCTTCTTCGCGCTGCATCCGGCCATGCCGGAATTTGCGCGCATGTACCGCGACCAGCACGCCGCGGTGATCCATGCGGTGGCGACGCCCTATCGCGACCGCTCGCATTTCGACGGCCAGGATGTGCTCGAAAGCGGCTATGCAGGTCCGGGCCGCGTGCAGTCCGGCTGGCTCAACCGCGCGCTCGAAGCGCTGCCGCGCGGCGAGCGGGTGTCGAGCGGCCTTGCGGTCGGGCCGACCACGCCGCTGGTGCTGCGCGGCAATGCGCCGACCGTCGGCTGGGCACCGGTCGCGCTGCCGCAGGCCGACGAGGACACCGCGATGCGCCTCGCCGAGCTCTACCGCCATCGCGATCCCGCGCTGGCGATGGCCTTGTCGCAAGGTCTTCAGCTCGACAAGGCCGCTGCGGGCAACGACATGAAGCCGAAAGTCGGCAATCAGGCTGCGCAGATGCGCCAGGTCGCGCGCGGCGCGTCGAAGCTGATGGCGGCCGATGACGGCCCGCGCATCGCGGCACTCGCCTTCGACGGCTGGGACACGCACGCGAACGAAGGTGGCCCTGTGGGCCGTCTCGCCTTCCTGCTCGGCGGTCTCGACGGCGCACTGTCCGAATTCGAGAGCGGGCTCGGCACGCGCTGGCGCGACACCGTCATCGTCGTCGCCACCGAGTTCGGCCGCACCGCGCGCATCAACGGCACCGACGGCACCGATCACGGCACCGGCACGATCGCGCTGCTCGCCGGCGGCGCCGTGAAGGGCGGCCGCGTCATCGCCGATTGGCCGGGCCTCAAGCTGGCCAACCTCCATGAAGGGCGCGACCTCAAGCCGACCACCGACCTGCGCTCTGTCATCAAGGGCGTGCTGCAGGAGCAGTTCGGCCTGTCGGATCGCGTGCTGGCGGAGACGGTGTTCCCGGACAGCGCGGGAGCGCGTCCGATGAAGGGGCTGGTCGTGTAAATCGTCATTCCGGGCCCGCGCCTTGCGGGGCGACAGGGAATGACGACATGATGAGCCGAACATCAGGAGAAACCGCACCCATGTACATCGCCATGAACCGCTTCCGCGTCGCCAAGGGTTCCGAGGCTGCCTTCGAGCAGGTCTGGCTTTCGCGCGACACCCATCTCGACAAGGTGCCGGGCTTTGTCGAATTCCATCTGCTGCGCGGGCCCGAGCTCGAGGACCATACGCTCTACGCCTCGCATACGGTGTGGGCGAACCATGCCGCGTTCGAGGCCTGGACCAAGTCGGAGGCGTTTCGCGCGGCGCATCACAAGGCGGGCGACAACAAGCCGCTTTATCTCGGCCATCCCCAGTTCGAAGGCTTCGAGGTGATGCAGACGGTGGGGCGCGGCGCGAAGTAGCGCGCCGCAGAGTCTAGCCAGCCGAGTTCAGCCAAGCGTGATCTTGTCGATCTCGGCGAGATCGTCGGGGCTGAGCTTCCAGGCGATCGCCTTGACGTTCTGCTCGACCTGCTCGACGCGGGTGGCACCGGCGATCACGCTCGACACCTGCGGGCGGCCGGCGAGCCAGGAGAAGGCGAGCTCGAGCATCGAGTGCCCGCGCGCGGTCGCGAAAGCCTGCAGCTTCTCGACGATGTCCTCGTTGCGCGGCGTGACGTAGCGGTCGCGCAGCCGCGCCACCTTCCCGAATCGGGTGTCGTCGGGCGCGGCTTCGCCCTTCCTGTATTTGCCGGTGAGAAGCCCGCTGGCGAGCGGGAAGAACGGCAACAGGCCGAGCTTGTATTCCTGCGCCGCCGGCAGCAGATCCTTCTCGATGTCGCGCACGACGAGTGAGTATTCGTCCTGGCACGACACGAAGCGCGTGGTGTTCATCGCGCGCGCAACATACTCGGCTTCCGCGATCCGCCAGGCCGGAAAGTTCGAATTGCCGATGTAGCGGACCTTGCCCTGGCGGACGAGATCGTCGAGCGCGCGCAGGCTCTCCTCGATCGGCGTCAGCGGATCATAGTCGTGCTGCTGGTAAAGATCGATGTAGTCGGTCTTGAGCCGCTTCAGGCTCGCTTCCACGGCGTCCATGATGTAGCGGCGGGAGGCGCCCTGCTTGGTGCCGTCCTCGGCCATCGGCTTGGAATATTTCGTCGCCAGCACGATGTCCTTGCGGCGATCGCCCAGCACGGCGCCGAGCACGTTTTCCGAGCCGCCCATGTTCGAATAGATGTCGGCGGTGTCGAACAGCGTGATGCCGAGATCGAGTGCGCGGTGGATCACCTTGCGCGAGGTCTCCAGATCGGTGCGCTGGCCGAAATTGTTGCAGCCGAGCCCGACGGCAGAGACGCGCAGGCCGGAGGCGCCGAGGTTACGAATGTCCATGGAAGATCCCGTCAAATGAGCAGCGGCGCATTCTGACCACGGCGTGTCCGCGCAGCAAGCCGCTGGCCGCGCTGCTGCCATGCCGGCGGCGCGCACAAAAAAATGCGGCCCCTGTCAGACGCGGCGACTGACGGGGACCGCTTGGGGCGCTTGATCGGTGACGGGGGCCTGATCAGACGCAACCGCAACTTAGTCCCGGTGTGTTACGCGGCGGTGACAGGCCGGGTTATCCACAGGCCTTAAGCCGCTGGGTCAGAATATCTTGCGATAGACGATGAAGCCGGACCGCTCCGCGACCTTGTCGTACAGGCTCTGCGCCGTGACGTTGGTTTCGTGCGTTTGCCAATAGACACGCGGCGATCCCGCCAGTTTCGCCCGCTCATACACGCCATGGATCAGCGCCGAGCCGACGCCCTTGCCGCGCGCGCTTTCGGACGTGAACAGGTCCTGCAGATAGCAGGACGGCTCGATCGCGGTGGTGCTGCGATGGAAGAGATAGTGCGTCAGCCCGAGCAATCGGCCATCGGTCTCGGCGACCAGTGCATGCACCGGCTCATAGGCGTCGAAGAAGCGCTGCCACGTCATGCGCGTGATCTCGGGGGCCAGCGCGGTCGGGCCCGAGCGGCCGTAGAAGGCGTTGTAGCCGTCCCACAGCGGGAGCCATTGATCGTAGTCCTGCCTGGCGACGGCGCGAATGGTGAGCGACATGGGGAAATTCCGCGATCTTGAAGGTGCACGACGAAGCGAGGTCCTTCATACGTGATGATCGCATGGCCGATCAATCGCGCCGTTGCATCACTCCGCGACGCGCAGATACCGGATCAGCTTGCGGCTGGTGGGATCGCGCAGCGAGCGGTAGTAGTCGGCGCGCGCAGGCGCGTCGGTGTGGCGCACGAGGTCCGTCACCGGTGTGTAGCTCAGCATGCGGCCGCCATCGGGCAGCGCGGCGCAGACGAAGCGCAGCACCTCGCCGTTGCGCAAGGCGATGTTGATCGGTCTCGCGTCGCCGATCCGGACCATCTCCATGCGCTGCGCGATGAA
It encodes:
- a CDS encoding DUF1501 domain-containing protein, with the protein product MTMIDCVENRLLTSRRGFLLGGASFAAWAYLPKFARAADGRDPRLVVVILRGALDGLATVAPIGDPDYAGLHGSIALTADGAHPAIRLDSFFALHPAMPEFARMYRDQHAAVIHAVATPYRDRSHFDGQDVLESGYAGPGRVQSGWLNRALEALPRGERVSSGLAVGPTTPLVLRGNAPTVGWAPVALPQADEDTAMRLAELYRHRDPALAMALSQGLQLDKAAAGNDMKPKVGNQAAQMRQVARGASKLMAADDGPRIAALAFDGWDTHANEGGPVGRLAFLLGGLDGALSEFESGLGTRWRDTVIVVATEFGRTARINGTDGTDHGTGTIALLAGGAVKGGRVIADWPGLKLANLHEGRDLKPTTDLRSVIKGVLQEQFGLSDRVLAETVFPDSAGARPMKGLVV
- a CDS encoding GNAT family N-acetyltransferase, producing MSLTIRAVARQDYDQWLPLWDGYNAFYGRSGPTALAPEITRMTWQRFFDAYEPVHALVAETDGRLLGLTHYLFHRSTTAIEPSCYLQDLFTSESARGKGVGSALIHGVYERAKLAGSPRVYWQTHETNVTAQSLYDKVAERSGFIVYRKIF
- a CDS encoding aldo/keto reductase yields the protein MDIRNLGASGLRVSAVGLGCNNFGQRTDLETSRKVIHRALDLGITLFDTADIYSNMGGSENVLGAVLGDRRKDIVLATKYSKPMAEDGTKQGASRRYIMDAVEASLKRLKTDYIDLYQQHDYDPLTPIEESLRALDDLVRQGKVRYIGNSNFPAWRIAEAEYVARAMNTTRFVSCQDEYSLVVRDIEKDLLPAAQEYKLGLLPFFPLASGLLTGKYRKGEAAPDDTRFGKVARLRDRYVTPRNEDIVEKLQAFATARGHSMLELAFSWLAGRPQVSSVIAGATRVEQVEQNVKAIAWKLSPDDLAEIDKITLG
- a CDS encoding antibiotic biosynthesis monooxygenase family protein, yielding MYIAMNRFRVAKGSEAAFEQVWLSRDTHLDKVPGFVEFHLLRGPELEDHTLYASHTVWANHAAFEAWTKSEAFRAAHHKAGDNKPLYLGHPQFEGFEVMQTVGRGAK